cgcagagctgctcctgctgcccagctgggccCAGGGGGTCCCTGCCCAGCGTGCCCCCCCCCCGGCAGCCTCGGTAGCAGCTGTGGCGCCGGTGGCCGCGCTCAGCCATATGGCCACAGCGGGCGGCTGGTAAAAATAGCCAAGGCGGCTGCACCCCGGGCCAGCTGGCAAGGGCATCCCAAGGGCAGCgaccccagctcctggcaggagctgcatcTCAGGGGGGCCATCCGCTGGGTTCGGGGGGTGACGCCGCCTCCCCTGTCCCCCCGCAGCGGCGGCGACTGCAGGGCAAGATGCCGGAGCAGAGCAACGACTACCGGGTGGTGGTGTTCGGCGCCGGCGGCGTGGGCAAGAGCTCGCTGGTGCTGCGCTTCGTCAAGGGGACCTTCCGCGACACCTACATCCCCACCATCGAGGACACGTACCGGCAGGTGATCAGCTGCGACAAGAGCGTGTGCACCCTGCAGATCACCGACACCACCGGCAGCCACCAGTTCCCGGCCATGCAGCGCCTGTCCATCTCCAAGGGCCATGCCTTCATCCTGGTCTTCTCCGTCACCAGCAAGCAGTCGCTGGAGGAGCTGAAGCCCATCTACCAGCAGATCGTGCAGATCAAGGGCAGCGTGGAGAGCATCCCCATCATGCTGGTGGGCAACAAGTGCGACGAGACGCAGCGCGAggtggagagcagggagggggaggcCATGGCCAAGGAGTGGAAATGCGCCTTCATGGAGACCTCGGCCAAGATGAACTACAACGTCAAGGAGctcttccaggagctgctgaacctggagaagaggaggaacGTCAGCCTCACCATTGACGGGAAGCGCTCCAGCAAGCAGAAGAGGACAGACAAAATCAAGGGGAAGTGCAGCATCATGTAGAGCCCCGGACTGGCCCGCGCCCCCCTCCCGGATacccccctccctccttccccccacgGCTGGACGTGGCAGTGGCATCGCAGCGGGACCGTCCCCTCGTCCTCCGTGTGCCATCACTGTGACTGTGCGGGGACGCCTGCGCTcgccccggggccgggggtgAAGACGGGGCCGAGCCGAGGGACACGCGGCCACCCCCGCTGGGCACGGCAGGACCGGGGCAGGACCGGGGACGCGCCGCCGGGACGCCCGCACCACACTCCCCGCACTCACAGCACAACCGGTGGCATCGGGCCCGGCGCCCGTCGGTCCTCGCGCGAGGGAAAGACGGTTCCACGTAGGGGTGGCGGTGTCACCCTTGGGGACAGTCACACGCGTCCCGGGCACTCCCCCGCGCCCCCGTCCCCACGCCATAGTGCTCTGCTCCTGCGGGCAGAGACCCGGGGCGGGGGCAGCCCCTGCGCGGTGCCCGTGCCCCCCTGACCCCCGCGCCCCACAGCCTCATCGTGGTGCCatgaccccccccccccgagcCCCCAGCCCCGTCCTGGTGCCACGGCCCCCCCAGCCCCGTCTGCCACTGCAGCCCCCCGAGCCCCCATCCCGGCACCGCGGCCCCCTTGACCCCCGGCCCCATCGTGGTGCCATGACCCCCTTCACCCACCCCCAAAGTCCCCAACCCCACCCTGGCGCCGCGGGCCCCCCCGTGACCCCCCAGCCCCGTTCCGGTGCCGCAGCCGGAGCCGCCAGCCCAAGCACAAAGCATCGGGTCCGCGGGAGGTCCTGACCCAGCACAATCCTGGTGAGCTCCGGCGGGAGACCCCCGGCCCCACAGCCAGCCgggcccccgcgccccccgctGCCCCCTCCCCACGCAGGACGCGTCCGATGCCGCCGTGCCGGGCGCTGCCGCGGTGCCCCGCTGGCGGCCGGTGCCACCCCGTCCTCAGAGTCCCCCCCGCCGGGTGGCCTGGCCCCACACCCTCGGGACCCCCCCGACACCCTCCAGCTCTGGCGCAGCCCCGCTTGTTCCCCCCTGGCCGGAGCGGGGTCCCCGCGCTGTCACCAGCCCCTCGTCCCCTCGAGGTTTGTCCCCtcgctccggccccgctcctTCCCCCGCCGCCACCGGGGTGTCCCCGAGGGGGTGTCCCCGGGCAGGCcgagcccccccagctccccgcACCCCCCCCCGGCTTTTTACACGAGGACCCGAGCGCCCAGGGGACAAGGTGACGTGACGATGTAGCCTTTATTCTAGAAATAGTCTTCCTTCAATAAAGAGACGAGAAACGCTCCCGCGTCCCCCGGAGCCGCCCCCGGCCGGGGCGGGAGGCCACGGGGGGCGGGGGTCCCGAGGGGCACGGGAAGGGGGGCGAGGAGGGGTGGGGTGCACGGGTGTGGTGTGAGCGCGATGCGGTGCGCGTGCGGTGCGTGTGATGTGTTGTGCGCGCACACGGGGCCGTGGGCACACTCACGGCTCTGCGGGCTGGCCGCAGACACGCGTGTGCGCAAAGGCGTGTGACACGTGTGACGTGTGCGTGTGACGCGCGTGCGGGACAGCCGTGACGCGTGTGCACGCGCGCGTGTGTGCGGGGCCGCGTGCACGCGCGGTGCGTGTGTGCGCGTGTGTGTGCATGCGCGTGACGTGTGTGACACGCGTGGGACGCCCGTTCCCGCGCGCCGCCGTCCCCGCCGGGCGCCCCCCGCCCGTGCCCGTGGGGAGGGGGCGGGAGCGCGGCGTGTGCGTCATCACGCCCGTTGCCATGGAAACCATCGCTGCTCCCCGGGCGCGGGAGCCGCGTGGGCTCCGGGAGCCGGCGGGGGaagggggggcggggggggcgggggTGGGGCTGCCGCGGGCACCGAGGGCCTGGCGGAGGGCACGGCTCCGTGGGGATGGTCATGGATCTGTGGGGATGGCAGGGATCCATGGATACGGTCATAGATCCCAGGGCATTGTCGTGGATGCGTGGGGATGGTGTGGATCCGTGGGGATAGTTATGGATCTGTGGGGATGCTGTGGATCCACGGGGATGGCAGAGATCAGTGGGGATGGTGATGGATCCATAGGGATGGTTGTGGATCCATGGGGATGGTTGTGGATCCATAGGGAGGGTTGTGGATCCATGGGGATGGCACAGATCAGTGGGGACGGTGATGGATCCATGGGGATGGTTGTGGATCCATGGGGATGGCAGAGATCCATGGGGATGGTCGTGGATCCATGGGGATGGTCGTGGATCCACGGGGATGGCAGAGATCCATGGGGATGGTCGTGGATCCATGGGGATGGTCGTGGATCCACGGGGATGGCAGAGATCCATGGGGATGGTTGTGGATCCATGGGGATGGCACAGATCAGTGGGGATGGTGATGGATCCATGGGGATGGTCGTGGATCCATGGGGATGGTTGTGGATCCATAGGGAGGGTTGTGGATCCATGGGGATGGCAGAGATCCATGGGGATGGTGATGGATCTGTAGGGAGGGTTGTGGATCCATGGGGATGGCAGAGATCCATGGGGATGGTCGTGGATCCATGGGGATGGTCGTGGATCCACGGGGATGGCACAGATCTGTGGGGATGGTGATGGATCCATGGGGATGTGGGGATGGTCATGGATCTGTGGGGATGGCGTGGATCCCTGGGGATATTGTGGATCTGGGGGAACAGTCACAGCTCCACGGGAATGGCAGGGCTCGGTGTGGACAGCCACAGACAGGTCCGtagggacagccacagctctgtgggATGGTCACGGATCCGTGGGGATGCTCTGAGCTCCAtggggacagccacagctctgtgggATGGTCACGGATCCGTGGGGATGCTCTGAGCTCCAtggggacagccacagctctATGGGATGGTCACGGATCCGTGGGGATGCTCTGAGCTCCATGGGGACAGCCGCAGCTCTGTGGGATGGTCACGGATCCGTGGGGATGCTCTGAGCTCCAtggggacagccacagctctATGGGATGGTCACGGATCCGTGGGGATGCTCTGAGCTCCAtggggacagccacagctctgtgggATGGTCACGGATCCATGGGGATGCTCTGAGCTCCATGGGGACAGTcgcagctctgcagggatgtcacagctccctggcactgcccatgGGAACCACTCCTGCCTGTCCCTTTGTCCCTTCTGCGGCCTGGGGGGATTCGGGGCCCTCTGTGGgtgccagagcagggcagcaggacaggcacaCGCGGGCGTGGGGACACTTGGTGCCAGTCCCCACCTGCTGGGACCCCTCGGGACTCTTTGGAGGGCTCAGGTATTTGGGGTGGCAGCTCCCCGGGCACCATCACACCAAAACTCAGAGCTCTTCCAGTGGCTCCACAACACCTTGGGGGCAGAAAATCTCTGCTTCCCCCCATTCCCGGGTCTCCTGCTCCCCATCTCTGCCCCCTCTGTTccccccccactgccccccACTTGATGGGGACCTGTGCCCGCCATGCCAGGGGACACCCCGGTCCTGCGGCAGCCCCGGGTGTCCCTCGGGATGCTGCCAGGGATGGCCCTCGGGACGCTCTCGCTCTCATCGGAGGTTCCTGGGAAGCGCtgggtccctgcagccccccagaACCCCATCCGGAACCCCCGAAAATCAGCGCAGGAGCGGGGGGGAGGATCCTCGCAGGGCGCCCGGAACCTCCCCCGGGTCCAGGCTTTAAACGAGCTGCTCCGGAGCGTTAATTAGCGGGATGAGCCATGGGATGAGCAGTGGGATGAGCCGTGCTGCAGCCCGTTCCCGTCGCTCCTCTCGCCATCAGGAGCCGTGGCTGCATCCCGCGGCCATAAATTTCACACAAATTCAGTTTTTGGGACCCAAACCAGCTCCTGGCACCGTGTCTCTCATTGGCATCGGTGCTGCGTGGAGTACTGTCACTCGTGTGCCTCCCCGCGGGGACCCTGGCACCCCTCGGGGGTTCCCCCACGCCCGGTGCTGCCCATCTGCAGGAAAAGCGGATTAGGGCACGGCGGGCTGGGACATATGGGAGCAAACTGGATTAAGGGAAAAATCAGCCTTCTTTGCACTAACAGGATTATGGAGTTTTCAGCCCAATTCCAGCGCAGCCGCCGGCGAGGGCTGTGCCGTGTGTGCCCGGCAGCGGGGCCACGTCCCCCCCCCGAGGTGGGAACAGGCCGGGCTTGGCATTTCTCCACCTCAATTCCCGCTGGGATCGCAGCTGCAACTGGTGCGTGCTGGTGTGGCCCTGCCGCGGGCCAGCACAGACTGGGATGCGCTGGGAAGCTGCCGGGGAGCGCTGGCTCCTTCCCGGGGGACGTGGCTGTGTCCCCCCACGGTGACTCCCGAGGGGACACCGGGCCCCCTTCGCCCCGCCGGGACCAGGCACCACCGGGGACCCGCCGGCCGCTCTCTCCCGGTGCCGGTGGCAGCTGGGGGGGGAATCAAAGCCTCGATTCAGGGCGTGATTTCCCGCTCCCCCCGCGCCGCCAGCGTGACTCCCGCCCGCTGCTGATTCATCCCCATGGATTTTCCCCTCGGTTCTCgggggcagcagctccccaagGTGGGGGGAGACCGAGGCTGCGACCCGCGGCA
The sequence above is a segment of the Corvus cornix cornix isolate S_Up_H32 chromosome 28, ASM73873v5, whole genome shotgun sequence genome. Coding sequences within it:
- the DIRAS1 gene encoding GTP-binding protein Di-Ras1; translated protein: MPEQSNDYRVVVFGAGGVGKSSLVLRFVKGTFRDTYIPTIEDTYRQVISCDKSVCTLQITDTTGSHQFPAMQRLSISKGHAFILVFSVTSKQSLEELKPIYQQIVQIKGSVESIPIMLVGNKCDETQREVESREGEAMAKEWKCAFMETSAKMNYNVKELFQELLNLEKRRNVSLTIDGKRSSKQKRTDKIKGKCSIM